The nucleotide sequence GAATCAAAGACTTCGTCATTTTCTCGTCCTTTTATTACAAATGAAAGCATTGCCAAAATAAAAATTTCTGAATTTATGACAGATGCCTTTGCTATTGATAAAGATTTTTTTAATCAAAAAAAATCGCTACCAATACTTAAGCAATCAATTATTTCAAAATTTAAAATGATCATAAAAGAATGTAATGTAGACTTACATAAAATTTGCGGATTTGCATTATTAAAAATTCTTTTAAATTTTTCTTTAATCATACAAAAGATTCCAAAAGATCAGCAACTTTACAAAGAAAATATTCTCAGATTGATAGAATCAACTGTTGATTTTTCTTTTTTTATTTTTGCAATGCATCCAGACAACATTTCTAGCATCAGAATATGCAAATTAATCACACTAATTGTTCAAACAACAAAGCACTTCACCCTTCAAGAAGCTGAAATAATTAAATACTATATTTATACAGTATTCATTTCTACCGTTAAAAATTTTAGTATTAAAAAAAATACCCCCTCGGTAGAACTATTTAACATTCTTATAACATTTTCGCACTGCGACTTACTAAAATTTTTTGGATCACCCCAACTTATGCGCTGCTTTGGCATCAAGTCACCTCAAATTGATACAACAAGATCTGTTCCCATGGATTATTTTTCGCTCACAACTTTAATATATTTGCTGCAAAATCTCGAGAACGAGCTAGGACTTAAAATAAAAAAGGACATTGAGCATGCAGTTGCGAACTTTGAAGTACCCAATAACTTTTATGAATCATCAGAAAGTGTAATGCTTTTTTTTGACATAGTATCCTGCCCCTATTTAAATATCACCAGTCGATTGAATTTTTTTAAACGCCACTGCACGGCGATGCAAACACCACCGTCGAGCAGGGGTATCCTACACTCTTTTAATTTCGTTAGCACTAAATGCTGGTTTATTGAATGGAGTTCACAAACGGACATTTCTGTTATATTGGCCAAGAAAGACATTAAAACACCATACTGAATTTGGGGGAAATGGGTTAGCTTGGGCTGTATACACCCTGTAGGTCTTTCTGAAAACGCTTAGACCGGTGGTGTCCCTTCACACTCCTTATTAGTCACCGGATTGCATGCAAGTCCGTCGACTAATCATGGAAGATTCCTACGATTATTTCGTGGGACACACACGATCAAGTTGGCCCATTTTCTCCAATAACTTTTCTGAGATAACTTCTTATTACTTAATTATAACAGAATACTATGCGAATATATTGACCTTACCCCACTGGCAGCTTGGTACTTGACATTATTAAAACTAAGATCGCGTGCCGCTCACGATGAAAACCTGCCAAAGGTAAGGCGAGTTTGTATGGGCGTCGCAATCTGACTCTCACCCCCGACTGCTACGTGGAGGACATGGCCCTTACTTTATACAGCGCCCATGCATCCTCCCCCCCACGGCTGGAAGCTTGCCGGGCATAGCTGTATAGCTTACGCATGATACCCTGCGCCCGTTGTATTCTGCTGAATCTGTATCACATTCTTGTGGACGGC is from Desulfovibrio desulfuricans and encodes:
- the drt3b gene encoding antiviral reverse transcriptase Drt3b translates to MPKLKSIKIGKYRCILSDTLPYETLIIFSNVGLFSYLTTAQHEIWIDQLLGIQSKIMFTKPYNYNIRHKPTRDRLISIIHPSVQIQIADFYDKYSKNVLYLCSKSKLSLRAPTEVATKFYTRALPHIDMTNPDQFEDETASTYFVNKKYNFIYKFFTSYDFFNLEKKYLSYSTIDIQNCFPSIYTHSIAWAVKGKEFSKRNITAATFESAIDNLAQQSNYRETHGILVGSEFSRIFAEIILQRIDCNIVQKLKEENIILDVHYSIKRYVDDYFIFFNDCDINKKINDVIINELQEYKLFINESKTSSFSRPFITNESIAKIKISEFMTDAFAIDKDFFNQKKSLPILKQSIISKFKMIIKECNVDLHKICGFALLKILLNFSLIIQKIPKDQQLYKENILRLIESTVDFSFFIFAMHPDNISSIRICKLITLIVQTTKHFTLQEAEIIKYYIYTVFISTVKNFSIKKNTPSVELFNILITFSHCDLLKFFGSPQLMRCFGIKSPQIDTTRSVPMDYFSLTTLIYLLQNLENELGLKIKKDIEHAVANFEVPNNFYESSESVMLFFDIVSCPYLNITSRLNFFKRHCTAMQTPPSSRGILHSFNFVSTKCWFIEWSSQTDISVILAKKDIKTPY